TACAGTGTCTGGATCGGAGGGTCCATCCTAGCCTCACTCAGCACTTTCCAACAGGTACGTTTCTTGTTCAGCCCTACCTTCTATAACCCATCTGAACCGGAACCAACATCTGAAATATGTTCTATTTGGCTATGTTTGTACCAGATGTGGATATCCAAGGATGAGTACGACGAGTCTGGCCCGGCTATCGTCCACAGGAAGTGCTTCTGATCTCCGGGAgcgctccgcctccgccgccgttaTCATCTAGTCTCGGGTTATGTTTGGTTCATTCTTCTAGAAATGTATTGCGTATTTGCAAGCTATGTTTTTTTCCAGACGTGACGTGAGTACTCTTGGGATATGCCACCTATATACGTGGCGGCTCCATGGTGCAAGTGCAAGTACACTATATCTATGTTTGTGTATTGTCACAGTGTGTTTGTGAGATCAGTTGTCAAACTTGGGTTGGCTTGATTTGTTGTTGGAGTTGTCTGTAATAGCTCATGGTTTTTGCTATGTATttttttatcttattattattgctCTTAAGGGAAGAATCATGGTAAATTATGGATTTTTTTAAAGATCTCAAAGTGTTATACAGTGGTCATCCATGGACCATTTTCCATGTGATCATCAACCGTTCATCACTGGTTCATAAGGCCTTTAATCTGAAAGTGCTTCAATTACTTTGATGTTCAGGTTCAGCTGCCTGATGCTACGGACAAAGTGAAAAGcaaatattactccctctgtacctaaatataagtcttttttagagatttcaatatagactacataaagatgtatatagacatattctagagtGTACATtcatttgctccatatgtagttcatattggaatctctaaaaagacttatatttagggatGGATGGAGTATTTGAATAGTAAGCCAAAAGCAGGACATGTGCATTACAAATGTACTTCATCAAAGAATTACATGTTATGGACGAAAAACATTGCCTTTATTAGGAACATCATGCATTAGCTGATGCTTTGAAATGATTTGAGTTCTGGTTCAAATTTTGTATATATTACATGAATGCTCCCTAGTTCAAAGCAACAAACCCTCCACTATGTGtgcgtttatctcatttcctattcTTCTGCTAGGGGCTCATCTTCAAACCCCTGATGAATCTGAGCACCAAATACTTGTTCCGTTGGTTTTGAAACCCTAGTTTCATCGACGCTGCCTAGTTCCCGGAAAGGAAAATTCCCCTTTATTCCTGCATGCTTGTCAAGAACCAGACCGGCGGCTACTTAGCTACTCCGTTTGAAAGCACCAGACAAGGCGTTGTACGCTTCGACGCAGCGCCTGAACTTATCCTCTGCTTCAGCCTGAAAAATTCACTCTTTTGTTGAGAATCAACACCCCTACACAGGTTCTAGCTCAGCATTCACACCCAGTGTGCCAGAGGTTGCAAAGACAACCAATACTGACCTGTGAAGACCCTTGGTGCTTGTCCGGGTGCCACTTGAGAGCCGACGCGCGAAAACTGCAAACATAACACCGAGAAAGAAAAGACAATCAGGAGCCCGATTACCAGAATTCTTGCAAATGCTATGTAGATGCTCAAAGACTTACGCGGACTTGATATGATCAAGCTTTAAGGGACCCAAAACTGGCAAGCCAAGGGATATTCTATGGCTTTTTAGATCGTCACGACGAGGGGCCTCTTCCTCATCCACATCACTCTCGTTCCAAACTTTTTCCCTTGATTTGTTCGGTCGAGGCTCCTCCCTCCATTGGAACCCATTAGGAAGGTCATCATCATCCTCCTCCCCAGGCCAGTACCACGTAAAAGATGTCTTGCCGCCAAAGCTCCCGTAAGGGCTATCACTGGAATCATCATTATCAAAGTTCCTCCAGTCTATCCCACCTATACAAAACGTCATGGTGCACTTGTTATCATCCACCAAATATACTGAAAACGGTCGTAAAGCAAATGGTGTTTATGCTATCGTCCTCCAAATATACTGAAAATGGTCATTAAAGATAAGCTATGGTTCCTCAAAAAACATAAGATAGTAACAGACTGAACATGCTAGGAATAATAAATAGTTGATGTACATCAAAGTAAATTTGGAGAAGGATCTGCAAACGTACTACAAACTGAAGCTTATAACAGGATGAGCCTTAGCAAGTCAAACACATTGCAGAAATACATTCTGAGAAGACAGTCCACTCTGCCGCACAATTTTAAACCAGAACAAACACAACCAATGGACACTTCAAGAAGTTTAGTGGCAGGCTCATACTTGCACATTTCCACATGCTCTCGGGAATCAGAAGATACAAACTGTCCTTGAGTAAAAACAAGCAATTGGAAGGTCAAGGGCTCGAGAGTAAACCTACCTCTGCCTTTGCTATACGGATTACTTCCAGGACCGGAGCGGACTTTCGATTTGCCACCAGCTTTCTGCTGCCTCGTTTGCTTATTACTTCTTTCCTGTTGACAATTTTCAGACCAGTTTCAAAGTCTAATCCATTACTATTGTTTTTACAAGGAAGGCAACGCTTTCAAAGAAATTAAACAAAAGAAGCGGTGactttgagttttctaggcattgtcTCGCGTCTGATTTTCCCGTTCGCTCGGTGAAACAATGAACTAACATGTCACCAGTCATCACAGTTAAAGAGACCCTCATAGTTTGGTATATAAGATTGGATGTTATATTTTTTTCCCCAGGTAGATAAATCAGTATGGCGCTGTCATTCGCATACGAGCTCATAATTCAGGAAGTAATTTTCTTTTTTTCAAAGGAAAATGGTTACAGATACCTGGGAGGGACCGCCGTTAAGTAGAACGTTCTTGAGGGCATTCTTCGCGTCGGTGCGCTTttcccggacgttgaaccggatacgAGGCTGCACAAGAATAATTACAGGACCGTCGTCAAGCTCGCATCACAAATAACTGAATACGCGCCAGATGCTACTGTACTTGGCAAGTACGTACTATGTAGTGCCCGGGGGATTACGGAAATTAAGAAACTGAGCTAGACCTGAAATGTGTAAGTGGATCTGAAAAAAATGCACAGCGCAATAGAGCTTCCATTGCTACAAACTATACACCCTAAGCTGACTGTGAGGATGATCCTGCGCAGTAAATATTCCTCTTTTACAGGAGGCAATCCTATCTAGCAATCCTAATGGGATTTCGAATCAGGAGGCAAGAACTGAACGGGATGCGTGGATCGAATTGATTCGTCATCAGACAAAAGGAAAGTGGGAGGAAGAGATGGATGGGGTTAGTCAGGGTGGGCGCACCGTGGATTTGGAGAGCGCCGCGGCGGTGGAGTGGaaggacgccgacgccgacgcggcggccgccgccgccacgcccctcCTCGCAGCTGCTTGCATCCCGGGAGAAGAGGACGGGAGAGTGTGGGGGAtttggcggcggcgacggtggaccAGGTGAGTTGGGGAAATGGGTAGGGTGAGCCGACAGGATCCCGTCGgcgtcgccggagatggccgggaGAGGTAGATCAAGGCGGCGGCGTGCTCTGCGCTGAGGGGATTGGTGCGTTTATTTTTTCTGATGAGGCATGGCGGATTGGTTCTGGGCGCTCGAGCCTGGGCCTTCTGTCGCGTGGGCCTACTGCAGTGAATATACGTTGCACACCACATGCAAAGATTTTTTTCTTTATATTATACCCTTAAAAAACATGCAAAGATTTTTTTCCTAATTCTTTTCCACAAcatagctcaaccccgagaaacaaGGATTCCCTCGAGTTAGGGCTATCTCCCTCTCGCTGGATGCCTCCGGCGACGTCGAGAACATCTCTTCTCCTCCTTCGCTTCTCTGATCAAGTTCCATTGGGCGTCTTGCCCCGGGCTAGGCGAGGATCGGGACGCGAGGGTTTTTGCTTCTCTTTGTTTGGGCGGTAGACCGGATGGCGTAGAGAGGAGAGAGTCCGGCTGCTGGAGCCTAGGGGAAGGGGAAGCTTGAGGATATGATGTGAGAGCTGGCTCTAGATCCCGCTGGGCTGCGGCGCGGGGGAGACAAGGAAGAGAGCAGGCTAGGAAGAGAGAAAGAAACTGATTGGGGGAAACCTCATGGGTTCTTCCTCACATCATCCACCACCGAGCAAACATACAGCTGACATGCACATGGCCATCCATGAAAATCTTAGTTTTTACCTCGGTGGCATAGGAAAATATCAGACGGTGGCATGATAATTTCACCGCGGAAGGCATGCATCAGGCCCCCTTGTGGCCACATCGCTAACATTGGAAGGCCATAAAAGTGCCCTTGATACGGTGTTTTGGTTAACGGATGATCTCATCCGAAAATGAAAATCAGACGACGCAAAACGTATGAAGAAGCGCATCCGACGTCTGAGAGTGCCTAAGCTCTAGGAGCAGCGGCGAAACTACAATTTAAGAGCCGGACGGGCCATTCTAAAGAAGTCCCAACATTTTTTGTGTTCGTAGGTCAATTTTACTGTCACTCCTCGCTAGTTTTCATTAGGCTTGGGTGGGCCATAGCATTGGTTTGTTATCACATAGCTCCGCCAGTGTCTGGAAGGCTTTCATTTTGTGCGTGGATTGTTTTGTTTCCGAATTGTAATGTGCATGAATATGAGGTTGTAGCATGAAATGTTGTCCATTTAATCAGGACCAAACAGGGCAAACACTGTACTGCAAAGACTGAAGGCCGACGAGAAAACAACAATAATTTCGGTCGTCGACTACGAAAGACCATCTTTTTTTAAAAAAGACTGGAAAAAACCGGACTAGGCAAACCAGAAAGACCGAAGACCGACGAACAGAGAACCGAGGAAACAAAAATAATCCCGGTCGTCAACTAGGGAAGACCGATTTTTTTGAAAGACCGGAAAAAACCggaccaggcaaaccggaaagaccGAAGGCCCGGTGCTTGACTCCCGCGGACCTCCGGCTGCCGATTCAGGCGGCGCGTCGATGGTGGATGGACGGATCACCATGGCCATGGCATGCCGCGACGTGCGGGCGGGCGGGCTCTCCACTCCTCCCCCACCACCACCCCGCCAAGCACTCCCCTCCCACCCCACCGCCCCTCCCCCGCGACGAGGACGCACGgactcctctcctccctcccctcCNNNNNNNNNNNNNNNNNNNNNNNNNNNNNNNNNNNNNNNNNNNNNNNNNNNNNNNNNNNNNNNNNNNNNNNNNNNNNNNNNNNNNNNNNNNNNNNNNNNNNNNNNNNNNNNNNNNNNNNNNNNNNNNNNNNNNNNNNNNNNNNNNNNNNNNNNNNNNNNNNNNNNNNNNNNNNNNNNNNNNNNNNNNNNNNNNNNNNGGCGCCTCGGATCGGGCCCTTCTGATCGTCCCCGTCGCCTCGCTCGGCTCTCGCAGGTAACGACCCAATGCCAGGTCTCTCTCGCGTCGGGCAAGGTAGCCGGGTTCCCTTCCTTGTCGGTAGGCTTCGTGCGCCTACGTTCGGCATCGACGATTGGCCGCTCCGACCGACGATTCGCTGCATCTGCGGTGTTCCTGAATTGATACACTCCTACATTGTGCCGGCCGGCATCGGTGACCCCAGGGACATGGCCGTCTTTCATGCCCCTTACTTGTTCGACGGAATTCCCGACCCGCGTCCGCCGCTTGGAAGACCGTGTAATCCAGCACGGTTTCTTCTTGGGTTGTCCCGGATGCTCCGCTGCCTTTTCATTTCCGGGTTCGCGCTACTAGTTCAAGTCATTAAGTCTGGGAGGAGGAGCTGCATTTTGTTTGGCTCGCCCCCACTGGCTGGAGGAAGACAGTTTGGCATAAATGCTGCTGCCTTTTTATCTTCTCACAAtgtgatttttcttcttctttccaaCATGTAACAGTACTACTGCTAGCAGACTACGGAGGCAGTAATGAAGCAGAGGATATAACTTTTGCCTGTTAAACTCGTTGAAATTTCTGCTCTGGAAAAACACGAAATCCAGTGTTATTGCGCTATCTTGTACagtacttcctctgtaaagaaatataagagcgtttaaaacACTAAAGTACTTCCTCTAACTTTTCATAAGACTTTTTTAGAGTCTAGGAcactgtcaaaaaacgtcttatattaagttacATAGGGAGTAGCTACGTCTCTGTAGGCCTTCACAGCATTCGCTTACTAATCTGGTCAAAACAGCAAATGCGAAACTAGGATAGCTTTTTGGTGGCATACTCTGAACCTGAACCAAGAGTAATCGTATGGTGGATCTGGAACGGGACAAGCTTTGAGTGGAAAAGGAAGTTCCTTTTTTCTGCACTTTTCGCATCACTGTCGTTCTAGCATAATTGTCCTCATCGCATTTCTTAAGCTGAACATATCTGCTGCTGTGCTGCATTAGTCTGTGACATCTCTACTGTTCAAAAGATTCACCATGCTTAATAATACTTCAGGGTACCCTGCAATGGATCCGCCAAAGGATGCATCTCCATCACCGAAACTGCACACGAGGCTGAGGGTTTGGGAGTTTGCAGACCGTTATGTATTTGAACCGGTCGATGGCCTTGCTGACCTGTTCCTCTCAGTAAGCCGGACCAATGGATCTATGAACCTAGTGCAAGAGTTGCCACCGCGTGGCCCCTCGGCAAACCCAAAAGTTAGGATAGTGTTTGGTGTGGTAGGAGTGCTCAAGCTTGCAGTTGGATCATGTTGTCTGGTCATCACTGACCGTGATTGCGTCGGATCCTACATGGGACATGCTGTTTTCAAAGTTACAGGACTAAAAGTTCTCCCCTGCACTACCGCATCTTCGGCCGAGCAGGTCCGACTCCGACAATTGTCAATTTGTTCCCAGTTATGCTGTTTCCATATGTGTATGGCATGTAATGATTGTAGAATGATGTTACCAGAAAAAGATGGAGAGCGAATTTTCAGACCTCTTGGATGCTGCAGAGAGGAGTATAGGCCTGTACTTCTCCTATGAGGCCAACTTGACACTTACGTGGGTATCGTATATGATTCCTTTTTGTTACATGCATTTTGTCGTTTAATGGTACATGGAGTTTCAAAGAAAACATTAATTGGCCTAGCAAAATGGATGGCAATTTTTCTCCCAGTTAAACTATACCAGAATTAATCCTATGGTCTTATTTTAATTCAGTTCTCTTGTCATTGCAAGTCTGAATGACACTTACCTTTATCCCTTCTGTTGCAGTTTACAGAGGGTATATGATCTTGGGGACACGTTCAAAGCACTTCCACTTTGGAGACAGGTTTGTTGCCTTTTACTCATGTAATGCTGGAGCTTGTTTACACATGGGACATCCAATCCTTTTCCCATTGTAGAGAGTAATCTACTACTATCTCAGTCTCAAAATGTAAGACTTTTTTGTAGGTTAAACTAGcctacaaaaacgtcttatattttgagatGGAGGTAGTACATGTGATGCTAGGTAGGAGTTTCTACGTTCTCCTTGTTGCATCTTTGGTCAGTAAGTTACACTTAAGCTGTATAGAATATTCATTGTTTTAATGTCTACAGAAAAGTTTGAATGACTGAACAAACTAATGACCATAAACGTAAGCTGTAATACAAATTTGCACAAAACAACATGAACTGTAATTGTGGCATGTAACTATGGCTGGCTTTGGTATATGATGTTTCTTTTGATGGTATATGTCTAAAGTGTGTGCTCGTAGTAGTACAGAGCCGATTTTTCCGAATGGTTTCCTTTACTAAATGTTCCTTTCAACGTGTGAATACAAACTCTTCTGCACAGACCAATTTACTACATTCTTTGCAGGCAGAACGTAGATTTATGTGGAATGGTTACTTGTTGGAGCCTCTCATTGAGAACAAAGTAAGATtacgttttgttttgtttttgtaattTCCAGTTTTAAGAATATCAGATCCAATATTTGTAAAGTATTTtgatttcctttttttttcttccttGACAGCTGGACCAATACTTATTACCGGTCATTCAAGGAAGTATCCTTTGCTCATTGATATACTCCAACTCACTACCCAAAATATCATACCATGCTCACAATCTCCAACACACGAGTTTGACTATGATTTTGTACTTATAATACCTACAAACTTAGTAAAATGGCATATGACATAAAAGTATTTCGCAAGACAAATACAACATTGCATGCTCAATCCATGTACTTCCGCATATATATTagtggtcaaagttttaaaaccttGACCACATGTATACTTATGTGCCTTATGCTACTATTTACCATGTGTCCAACAGAATTGAAAGGCGGGGCCAGTCAAAGGGGGCTGGCTGTGTTAATCAGGGAAAAAAACTGATGTTGTGGCAAACATAAAATAGCCTCCAACAGAATAGTGGCATTCGTGTAACTTGCAAACAAAAACGATGGCATAAGCTGAATTGGGTTTGAGAATAGTGGCATTGGTCAAAATTTCCCATTTTATTTGTTAATTGGTGGTTAGACTGTACGCTTTTTAGGACGTCATCTATTTTGAAAACAGATGGAGTATTGCTAGTTTAGACTTAAATTACCTATTCGATTAGGATTAGTTATATCAATTTGAGTTGCTGTAACTTAACTAAATGTTAGGTTTTCAGAATATACATGCAGAAGTTGGATCAGATAAAGTAGTAGTAACCATGATTGCACGCAGGTGCACAAGAAGGATAGGTGAGAGTTCTGAAGCATCAAAATAAGTTTGATAATGAGTTCTTCACTATTTTTGAGTTAAACTAATTTCAGTATTTAACAATTTGTACTTGGCCTTCCGTTTTTAGAAATTGAATACCTTTTGGTTAATTAAAAAATTAAGCGGATGTTGTTAACTGAAGGTACACGGTGTTGGAGACGGGGTGCTGATCCAGAGGGCTATGCAGCAAATTTTGTTGAATCAGAGCAGATAATGCAAACAAAAGGATATACAGCATCCTATGTACAAGTAGGTTTCTAAATAAACAATATGAAAATCACTGGCTAGACTAATAGTTGATTAAATGTTTTTGATTTCTCTTCTCTTTTGGTCTTTTAGTTTCCTTTCTTTTAGTCTGTGTGCTAAAAGTCCTTAAGTGGTACAATGATCTTCACCATGTTCAGATGGTACTACTGTGTTATTTTTATGTTTTTGGACAACTCAATGAAACTACTATATATTGCAGGTTCGAGGTTCTATGCCTTTTTTGTGGGAGCAGATAGTTGATTTGACATATAAACCTAGTTTTGACATTGTTAGAGTGGAGGAGGCGGtgagttctgtcaattctatctttATTCTATTTTCCTTCCCTTCAGGGCATTGATATTATTCTAATAAACATTGTTGATTTTTGCACTATAATGCAGCCTTGGCGAAACCTTTTTTTTCATCCTAATTTGTGTTGCGTCTCTGTTCTGCAGGCTCGTGTGCTTGAGCGACACTTTCATGATTTACAAAAGAAATATGGAGCTGTCGTGGGTATTGATCTTGTCAATACAGTAAGTAATGAACTCTTGGACTCACTAAGTGCTAGAATTTTTTGGGTGGTGGTCCAGCATAAGGGTGTCTCTTTTACAATAGCAGATTCAGAATTCCTCATTTAGGAATAATCTCGCATATTTGTTTGGCACGCCACCATTGTAACTTTGTTTACAGATTTGCCTTTCATATTTATATTTCAGTGTATGGGTGTTTGTTGTCCTGATAGTAGCTTACTCTGTTTTCCATGTGCATTTACTCTCTTTTCGTATTCCTATATTCAGACTGGTGGTGAAGGCCGCCTGTATGAAAGATATGCAAAATCGATTGAGCCTATTCTCACTGAAGATATAAGGTCACATTTTCCACAATTTAGATTTCTCCTATTGTGGTTGTCTGTTCCTAATTGTGCTACATTGTCTACTTACTGCAGATTCATACATTTTGACTTCCATAAAATATGTGGTCATATTCATTTTGAGCGCCTTTCACAGTTGTATGATCAAATTGAGGATTATCTTAAGAAGCATAAGTATGTCCCTCAGAGATAAGAAATGAAGTTTTTACATGTTTTACTGCTTGATGTTAATTTTCTTCGACTACACCTGCTCCTGTTATCTGTTTCTAGTTTTACAAGTTGTTTAACCTGGATTTCTTTGCCTTGCTACTAAAGTGTTATATTTGATCAATGTATTTGACACGAAAGCAATACTAATGATGATGAGCGTACTATGTtctttatttttcttataattgcTTCCATCTCCATGGTATTACTAATGTTGTGGTATAGGTACTTCCTTTTGGATGATCAAGGCAAGAAAATGGTGGGGCAGACTGGCACTGTCAGAACAAATTGTGTCGATTGCCTAGATCGTACTAATGTAACTCAGGTACAAACTCTAGTACAAGGCAGtcatgttttttttcttctttaaCAAAATCTCTTGTTGTACTATCATTTGTTGTTTCTGCTTCATTTGGAATCTATATAGTGTGATATTCTATTTAGATGCGGAAGGCCTATTCATTCTCCTTTTTTTTTCAGTGTTACCTCCTAGATGCATTTTTAGAAGATACAGAAGTTAACACTGAACTTGTTCTAGGTATTTTTATAGAGGGTGTCTAATTATGTATCAATGGGCTCATCTAAGCTAACCACAAACACTATATTTTTTCTTATATGCAAATTTTAAACTAGCATGAGCTACATCGATTAGCTTGTTTAGGTTGAGCCATATGTTTCGTTTGATGATGGTCTGTGCTAGAACAAAATATCGTACTGTTGCAGCCAGATTACGTGCCTTACTTGCATCCAATTGCAAATCTTATGGGCCACATCAGTCTCAAAGTATTTGTGTGTTAGCCCATCTTTCTCTGACAAACCATTATCGGATTGACATTTTTTAGATATTGCATTTTCTCTTACCTTCCATCTTGACCTGATTTTTTTTGAGAAAGCGATCCAACTTCTTTCATTAAATAAACAAATTACATCACATCAGCATTGCTTAAACATATCATTAAAGATTGCATTTTCTCTGATCTTATATCTTGATCTGCATAATGAACATTGAAAACATCGACAATGCTTAAACAGAGCATGGTTGGAAGAAAAACTCTTGAAAGCCAGCTCCAACAACTAGGAGTTTTTGGTGGTAACGATACAATCAGCAATTACCCAGCTTTCGATGCAGATTACAAAGTTTGTGAGTATTATGTTTGATATTCTCTAACCATGGTTCCTACTTATATTTCCCCTGTATTTGTCTTTGACCAATGTTGCTTTAACCATTTGCAGTGTGGGCAAATCATGGAGATGCAATAAGCACTCAGTACTCTGGCACTCCTGCTCTGAAGGGAGACTTTGTCCGGTAATCTCTATAAGGAGAATGCAGCATTCGCTTGTTTTTTGAAGTGTTTGTAACAACTGTTAGCATCTTTATTTCCTCCCTTTTCATTTCCCCAAATGGGTTTACTATTTCAAGCACACTAGTAATTCTGGCCACCTTGAGTCACAACCGAGCTGCTATTTTTATTCGATTCAAGGTTTTAAGATGCTGTAACATCTGGTGCAGTAAATCTCTTCTCCTGTTTCACCTCCAGAATGTCTACTGTTAAACATAACCGACATCAGTTCAATCTGGAGAAAAATGATCTGTAAAACTGAAAAGATCACTTAATTTGGAAAGTAATACTGATGCATCTTGACATTGTATTATCTTTTTTTCCCACTCTTTTGTGGCCTTTCAGCTTTACGTTCATATATCTCTCTTTTTCATGTTTGATCTAACAAGGAAAAGAATGTTGTctgttttcattatttcttgttctTAAGTTGTCCACATTTATAGATTTGGTTTTGTCTATTAGGTATGGGAAACGGACTACTCAGGGAATTTTTAATGATCTGTGGAATGCACTTGCTAGATACTACTTCAACAACTTTGCAGATGGTACTAAGCAGGTATTTTTGCTGTCTTAGCATGCATGCAACTTAAGTGAATAGAAAAATAAGTTCACAACATGGCGGGGTTGGGTTGGAGTTCACCATCGATGGTTGGGCAAGTGAGGGCAGGTTTTAGATCTGACAAAGAATAATGTATAAGTCTTTCATCAGCTAAAATTACAAAGTATTGTACCATTATTACATCTATAATAAAGGTGTATATATAGAGGCTAGCTAATGGTAAATCAAGTAACTATATCCATAGTTGAGTTAAAATGTGAGAAATAATCATATTTTTATACTTGTAAAAAAT
The sequence above is a segment of the Triticum dicoccoides isolate Atlit2015 ecotype Zavitan chromosome 1A, WEW_v2.0, whole genome shotgun sequence genome. Coding sequences within it:
- the LOC119358704 gene encoding uncharacterized protein LOC119358704 produces the protein MQAAARRGVAAAAAASASASFHSTAAALSKSTPRIRFNVREKRTDAKNALKNVLLNGGPSQERSNKQTRQQKAGGKSKVRSGPGSNPYSKGRGGIDWRNFDNDDSSDSPYGSFGGKTSFTWYWPGEEDDDDLPNGFQWREEPRPNKSREKVWNESDVDEEEAPRRDDLKSHRISLGLPVLGPLKLDHIKSAFRASALKWHPDKHQGSSQAEAEDKFRRCVEAYNALSGAFKRSS
- the LOC119358715 gene encoding phosphoinositide phosphatase SAC7-like; amino-acid sequence: MDPPKDASPSPKLHTRLRVWEFADRYVFEPVDGLADLFLSVSRTNGSMNLVQELPPRGPSANPKVRIVFGVVGVLKLAVGSCCLVITDRDCVGSYMGHAVFKVTGLKVLPCTTASSAEQKKMESEFSDLLDAAERSIGLYFSYEANLTLTLQRVYDLGDTFKALPLWRQAERRFMWNGYLLEPLIENKLDQYLLPVIQGSFQNIHAEVGSDKVVVTMIARRCTRRIGTRCWRRGADPEGYAANFVESEQIMQTKGYTASYVQVRGSMPFLWEQIVDLTYKPSFDIVRVEEAARVLERHFHDLQKKYGAVVGIDLVNTTGGEGRLYERYAKSIEPILTEDIRFIHFDFHKICGHIHFERLSQLYDQIEDYLKKHKYFLLDDQGKKMVGQTGTVRTNCVDCLDRTNVTQSMVGRKTLESQLQQLGVFGGNDTISNYPAFDADYKVLWANHGDAISTQYSGTPALKGDFVRYGKRTTQGIFNDLWNALARYYFNNFADGTKQDAMDLLQGHYVSSVSRDAALPSKPGVMQSFRVAFALIFCAAMFMLMSLRQARNDLRHLVVALVWAGLCVGIALYVKKNGRKFCNRPRFYLSRN